From the genome of Alicyclobacillus sp. SO9:
GGAACAGATTTCGACGCGCAGATTCTCTTTCGTTGAACCCGTTTCGAAAGTCTCTCCGCAAGCGCATGTGACCGTCGTAATATGATAATCCGGGTGGATTGCGGTTTTCATTCGTTTCACCTCGTTCTGGCAAACTTAAGACACTGCGAAACATTATAACACGTAACCGCGACTTTTGCCATCCAAAAAACAAAAATAAAATTAGAATGACACCAGCCGCTCAATTGCCCTAGAAACTGTCCTGCCAAGAAAGCGGCCCCTACCGGGAGCGAACCTCACCGAGGCACCAAACCTCACCGAGTGACCGCCTTATGGCAGCCTCATCCACCTGGCAGTACAGACCGCGTGTCATTAAACAGACACATACAATTCCCCATGCTATATGGATATATTCCGTCCAATGTTGGGATAAAGTCCTCAATCTCTTACTCTAATGGTGAACCATCAGAGAGGGGAGGTGCTGCATTTGAAAGTCAGGTGGATGCCTTTAGCGGGAACTCTGGCAGTCGTTCTCACATTTGCACTAATTCTGGTTGTATCGCCACATCGCTTGGAACAACCTGATTGGCTGGCTGCGTTTGCATTGTTTCAGTAATTCGGCTGTGAAAATGTATCCTTAATACGTTGGGCTTGTACAGCACGACAAGCAGTTCGCCGTTGCGCTTGCGACGGTGCCGCGCTGCAGTGTGTAATCAAGAGAGCAGCCGTGGGCAAAATATCAATCAGCGGCCAGTGATACCGTTTTACAGAGCTGTACGTGGATTCTTGTTGAACATCATACCTGATATGATATTTTGACCTCTGTGAAAAGCGAAGGAGTTGCACAATAATCCAAGCGCTCTATGCCTTTTTTTCTCTGGCGACGGGCGCTTCTTTCTTCTCTCGCTCCTTGTGATTCGCTTCCTTGTGACTTGTGTCCTTGTGATTTGTATCCTTGCGCAATTCCAGACTTTCCAGGAACTCCTGGTTCGTCTTATAATGCCTGAACTTGCGAATGAACATCTCGGTGAAATCCGGGTTTTCTCCCATCGATTTCCGAATGGCCCATACGCGTTCCATTTCTGACTTCTCCTGCAGCAGTTCTTCCCTGCGCGTTCCTGAACGGCGGATGTCCAGTGCCGGGAAAATACGCTTTTCTGCCAAGCGTCGCTCCAGGTGAAGCTCCATGTTGCCTGTTCCCTTGAATTCTTCGTAAATGACATCGTCCATACGCGATCCCGTTTCAATCAAAGCAGTAGCCAAAATCGTAAGACTGCCGCCCTCTTCGACATTTCGCGCGGCGCCAAAAAAGCGTTTGGGCCGGTGGAATGCAGCGGGATCGATACCACCTGACAGGGTTCGTCCACTCGGAGGAACCACCAGATTGTATGCACGTGCCAATCGCGTAATGCTGTCTAGCAAAATCACCACATCTCGCTTGTGTTCTACGAGCCTGAGTGCGCGTTCCAGTACCAACTCGGCAACTTTGATGTGATTCTCCGGAACTTCATCGAATGTCGACGCCACCACTTCGGCCTGTACAGACCGCTGCATATCCGTCACTTCTTCTGGGCGTTCGTCGACCAACAACACAAACATATGGGTGTCAGGATGATTTGCGGCTATGCTGTTCGCAATCTCCTTTAACAGCAGCGTCTTACCCGCTTTTGGCGGAGCCACTATTAACCCGCGTTGACCAAATCCAATGGGAGAAAAAAGGTCAATGATGCGTGATGCGATGTGATCCGGTGCTGTTTCGAGAATCATCCGTTGTTGAGGAAACAACGGTGTAAGAGCGGGGAAGTGAAGTCGTTCCGCAGCTTCCTGTGGACTAACTCCGTTGACGGCTTCGACATGCAACAGTCCGAAGTACCGCTCATTTTCCTTCGGCGGTCTTACCTTTCCGGAGACCAAGTCACCGGTTCGTAAGTCGAACCTTCGAATCTGCGAGGCAGCCACGTAGATATCTTCACCGCTGGGAAGGTAACCAATGGGTCTTAAGAACCCATATCCATCCTGCATAATATCCAGTACGCCTTCTGCAAACATCAGTCCGTCTTTTTCCGCTTGTGCCTTAAGAATTGCGAAGATGAGTTCTCGCTTTTTCATCGTGCCGTAGTATGGTATCTGGAACTCTTTTGCTAGTTTATAGAGTTCCGTCAACTTGAGTGGTTCTAATTCCCTTAAGTCCAATAGGCGTCCCCCACAATCTGCTATGACGCTCGCGGTTCTTCCGCCTAGTTATGTTCGCCCGGTGGGCGTAATAAAAACTGCGAGCCGTCTGCATTATATCATGTTTACCCAGCCAATTCGATTCTATGCCCAAAAAATCTAGCTTGTGCACGATTTTTTTGTACAATTCGAAACAAATTGGCTGAGCCCCATAGAAATTCTACTTGTTTTATCCCTTAATAATGGATTTTCTGTTCAAATCATGAAGTGCTTCGACAAAACGGACGGTTCCTGTCTTCGCACGCATGACAAGCGAGTGCGTTCGCGCCTTGGATTTGCCCATAAAGCGCACACCGCGCAGGAGTTCGCCTTCTGTGACACCCGTAGCGGCAAAGATTGCGTCGTCGCCTTTAACGAGATCGTCCAAACTCAGAACCTTGGTTACATCCGTAATGCCCATGTCCCTGCAGCGCGCAAGCTGGGCTTCGTCTTCGGGGAGCAAACGGCCCTGCAAATCTCCCCCTAGGCACTTGAGGGCTGCTGCAGCAAGTACACCTTCTGGTGCGCCGCCAGACCCAAACATAATATCTACGCCTGTATCCTCAAAGGCTGTATTGACGGCGGCTGCCACGTCCCCGTCAGTAATCAGTTTAATTCTCGCACCCGCTGCTCGAATCTCATCAATTATTTTCTGATGCCGGGGCCTGTCCAAAAGCACAGCAACCACATCCGAGACGTCCTTTTGCCCTGCTGCCGCAACAGCTTCCAGGTTTTCTTTCACAGATGCATCCAGACTGACCTTGCCGCGGGCTTTAGGTCCGACCGCAATCTTGTCCATATACATATCAGGAGCATGGAGCAAGGTCCCCTCCGGTGCGATTGCAACCACCGAAAGTGCGTTCCAGAGACCGTTTGCCAGAATGTTCGTGCCTTCAAGGGGATCGACCGCAATGTCTACTTTCGGCAGCGAACCCGTTCCTAGTTTCTCCCCAATATACAGCATCGGGGCCTCATCCATCTCACCTTCACCAATCACAACCGTCCCGTCAACTTGAATGGTGTCGAACATGAGACGCATCGCTGAAGTCGCAGCATCGTCAGCTTCCATCTTCTGTCCCCGTCCCATCCAGCGTGCGCAACTCAGAGCTGCTAACTCTGTGACACGAACGACTTCGAGTGCGAGTTCGCGTTCCATTCCATCGCATCCTCTCTACGTTGGTCTTAAGAATACTGATAAATACGCCGACAATAGTATATCACGTTTACTTAATTATGCTACACTATTAAGACCGCTTGGTAGCCTCAAATTTCTCTCTTCACGATATCCTTGAAACGCCCCTTGGGAATGCCCTTGCGAATGTCCTTGGGAATGCCCTCGAAGAGGTCTTTGCGAATGTCCTTGGCAACCTCCTTGACAAGGTCCTTGACAGTGTCAAATTTCTCTTTGCGTTTTTGTGAAATGTATCCTAGTATGTTGAATGGAGGTGACCCAAATTGGCACACAGTCATTGGGAGTTTGACAGCGTTTGTCCACATTGTGGCAAAGTGAATCACGGAAAATGCCCTGTTGGTGAAAAGGTAGTTCTCGTTCACTGTGAGCACTGCACGCACTCGTACGACTACGTCCATGTAATTGAAGAGCCGCATGTAGTGGAAGATCAGGACAACAACTGACTCACATTACAAAATGCTCTCAAGATAGAGAGTAGATTGGGTACCTTCGATATGCCTAATACCAAAACTAAGATGAGACCTGGATTTTCATCCAGGTCCTTTTGAGTTTGAGTCGTCGTGGTAACAGCTGTGCTATAATGCCATGAAACAAACACAAGCTATCCAGACGAAGACGAGTTACGGAATGGACGTCCCAACAACTGGCACAAGCACCTGCGGACGCATCTATCTGGACGAGCTGCATTAGGAGGAAATTATCTTTGAGTCCTGCATTCAGCCAAAGGGTAGAACACATAAAAATTTCGGGCATTCGCAGATTCTTTAACCTGGTGCAACAGTATCCAAACGCCTTATCTCTTACAATCGGACAGCCTGATTTACCAACTCCCCTTCACATCAAGAGCGCTGCTAAAGATGCCATCGATGCGGGATTCACAGGCTACACCACCAACGCGGGAATTCTGCCGTTGCGGACTGCTGCTGCACAGTACGTTAGCCGGTACGGATTACGCTACGATGGTAAATCTGAGGTGATTGTGACTAACGGAAGCACAGAAGGTATCGCCATGGCTTTCCACGCTATCCTCGATGCAGGGGATGAAGTCATTCTCCCCGGGCCCGTATACCCGGGCTATGAGCCTCTAATTCGGCTGTGCGGTGCCATACCAATTCACATTGAGACCCGCGATACAGGCTTTCGCCTGCATCCTCGTCGCATCCTCGAAGCAGTAACGCACCGAACCCGCTGCGTAGTCCTCCCCTATCCTTCAAACCCTACCGGCGTACAGCTCGAATATGAAGAGATGGCAGAGTTAGCGGAGGTGCTGAAGAAGCTAGATGTTTTTATCGTGTCTGATGAGGTGTACAGCGAACTTGTCTATGACAAGCCTCATACATCCATCGCAGCCTTTGAAGGAATGCGGGATAAAACCATTGTTGTCAACGGCTTGTCGAAAAGCCACGCTATGACCGGGTGGCGCATCGGACTCACATTTGCGCCCGCAGACATTACCGCGCAGATGCTGAAAGTCCATCAATACCTCACCTCATGCGCCAGCAGCATTAGTCAAAAGGCAGCCCTCGAAGCTTTAACGGAAGGCATCACTGATGCCGTTGCCATGCGCGCCGAATACAGCCAACGCAGAGATTTTGTCTATCATCGTCTCACACAAATGGGCCTCGAACCTGTCCACCCCGGCGGTGCCTTTTACATCTTTCCTTCCGTCGAGAAGTTCGGCCTATCCTCCGAAGCATTTGCTCACAAATTGCTGTCCGAAGCTGGGGTCGCCGTAGTGCCTGGGAATGCCTTTTCTGAAATGGGAGAAGGTTACGTCCGAATATCCTATGCCGTCAGTATGGAAATACTTAAAGAAGCCCTCCACCGGATGGAAAACTTTCTCCGAAAGCTATAAACGCGTAGCGGGAGAGCGGGAGAGCGGGAGAGCGGGAGAGCGGGAGAGCGGAGGCTGAGCGGAGGCTGAGCGGAGGCTGAGCGGAGTCGGCCAAATAAGACTTTCGGAGGAGCTTATTTCGGCGGTTTCCGGTGTAAGTAGCAGAATAGCGATCCGGGAGGAGCTTATCTGTAGCCAAGGCATCCCGAACCGGGGTGCATAGGCGAGATAAGACTTCCGGAGGAGCTTATTTCGCCGGTTTTCGGTGCAAATAGCGGAATAGCGATCCGAGGGGAGCTTATTTGCGGCCAAGGCACCCGAACCAGGGTACGCAGCTGTGCAAATGCTCGCGGCGGCGGGGCCCCGGTCTCGCCATCACTGATGGAGTCGAGGATAAGCGTTTGAAAAACGCTTATCTTCAACATTTGCGGGTACGAATAGTAAATAGCGATCCGGGAGGAGCTTATCTGTAGCCAAGGCATTCCGAACCGGGGTGCATAGGCGAGATAAGACTTCCGGAGGAGCTTATTTCGCCGGTTTTTGGTGCAAATAGCGGAATAGCGATCCCAGACGAGCTTATTTGCGGCCAAGGCACCCGAACCAGGGTACGCAGCTGTGCAAATGCTCGCGGCGGCGGGGCCCCGGTCTCGCCATCACTGATGGAGTCGAGGATAAGCGTTTGAAAAACGCTTATCTTCAACATTTGCGGGTACGAATAGTAAATAGCGATCCGGGAGGAGCTTATCTGTAGCCAAGGCATTCCGAACCGGGGTACGCAGCTGTGCAAACGCTCGCGCGGGCCGATCCTGAATCAGCAGCGATTCGGTTCGGGGGCGACACTCGTTCGTTGTCACGCTGGTTAGTGATCCTTTTGATCCTTATCATGATGGCCTCCACATGATAGTGATCCATTCGATAACTATCATGTGGAGGCCGCCTGACATAGTGATCCCGTTGCTCCCTATCATCCACACTCCATTTTGCCGTTGCCGAGATTAGTGTCCATTTATGACACTAATGCCTCAGCTAAGGGGCCATTAGGGATCATTGCGATCACAATTGCATTGCCTCTCCGACAATAGGGATCTTTCGAGGCACTAACCGCCTTACGGTAACCATAACCGTACCATAATCGTACCGTAGCCTTACATCGCCGCCGGGCAGCCACCTCTACCCGGCATCTTGCAACTGCAACGTCATAAGCGTCCAGTGGAGTCAGTGCAATGGCATCAACAGAGAGAAGAATAAAGGGAACGCATCGAAGTACAAGATGTCGGTTACATCTGCTCCACCGATGAACAAATTCATACACTCTCTCGAACTTGACCTCCTCAATCTCAATCTCAATCTCAATCTCAATCTCAGCGCGACAGCTTAGCAACGGCGGGTCAAGGTCAAGGGTTGCGGCTTAGATGTCGAATGTAGCCGGTGACAACTCGAGCGGCCACTTCCACGGCGTCTTCTGACGGATTCATCTTGGAATGATGCAAACCGTAGGGCGTATCGACGCCAAGCCAAAACATCATACCTGGAATCTCAGCCAAGAAGTAACCGAAATCCTCACCGGTCATAGCTTCCTGGCAAACCACCAACTCGGCTTCGCCTGTATCTTGAAGCCATCTCATGAAGTCATCCGTTACGTTCTCGTGATTGTAGACCTGAACGTAGTTTGAACCATAATCCACCGTGGCTTCGCACTGAAATCCAGCTTCTATGCCCCGAAGAATGCTGTCGATGCGTCCCTTTATTTTTACCATCGAATCTGCTGACAGGGTTCGAATGGTTCCTTCAAGTCTTGCGCGCTCAGCGATGATATTCTGCCTTGTGCCGCCGATAATCTTCCCCACTGTTACCACCGCTGCGTCTAACGGATCGACGTTGCGTGCTACTACGGACTGTAACTGGGTTACAAGATGGGCTGCAGCTACCACCATATCGTTAGACCGGTGCGGATAAGCCGCGTGGCCGCCTTGCCCAACAAGGCTTATCCACAACTCGGACGTGTTGGCAAACAGGATGCCGGGTCTCGTCGCGATGGTACCCACGGGATATTCCGGCGCTACATGAAGTGCCAGCATAACGTCTGGGCGCAAATCAACAAACTCATCACTTTCGAGCATGGGTTTTGCGCCCCCCGGTCCTTCCTCTGCCGGCTGAAACACAAACAGGACATTGTCCTCTACCGGGTTTGTCACTATCTCTGTAAGGATGCGAGCCGCAATGGTCATATGCATGTCGTGACCACAAGCATGCATCATCCCCTCGTGTTTCGAGGCGAATGGGAGACCCGTATGTTCGTCCACAGCCAGTCCGTCCATATCAGTTCTGTATCCGATTGTTTGCTTGGGATTCGTTCCCCGTACGCGAACAAAAATACCAGTGCGCCATGTCCTGATTGTAAGGCGTTCCTGAGGTAACGATTCAATGTAGTTCAGGAGAAAACGCTGAGTCTTAAATTCTTCAAAACCCGGCTCAGGAATTTGGTGCAGCGACCGGCGAAATTGAATCCAATCCACCTGCGCTGTCACCTTATAACTGCCGCAGTTCTTGTTTAATTTCTACTTTTGCCTGCACCCGCGCGTCAATTTTCTTCAGTACACGCGCAGGAACACCGGCTACAACGGTTTGCTCAGGCACATCTTCAGTTACAATGGCCCCAGCAGCAACGACCGACCCTTTGCCGACAGTGACTCCCTCAAGAATCACAGCGTTGGCACCTACCAACACTCCGTCTTCAATAATCACGGGTTTTGCCGAGGGTGGCTCAATCACTCCCGCTATGACAGCTCCTGCACCAATGTGGCAATTTTTTCCGATGGTGCCGCGGCCGCCTACCACAACGTTCATGTCAATCATTGTACCCTCGCCAATTTCCGCGCCGATGTTGATGGAGGCTCCCATCATAATGACGGCGTTATTTCCAATTATTGCACCCTCCCGAATAATTGCTCCGGGTTCGATGCGTGCCTGAATGCCTTTGGTGTCCAACAGGGGAATGGCAGAATTTCGCCTATCACTCTCAACTACATAATCCTCAATCAGGTTGGTGTTTTGGTCCAGGACAGGTTGAACATCCTTCCATTCGCCAAACAGAACACCTGTGTTTCCATTGAAAAATGTCTTGACTTCACTCGGAAATTCCAATCCAGCCAATTCGCCTTTCAAGTAAACTTTGACCGGAGTCTTCTTTTCACTGGTCCGAATGAACTCAATAATTTCGTTCGCGTCCAAAGTCGTCATTCCCCTTTCACCGCTTGCTATCCCGTTTTCTCCTCTTTGCCTTCGCTGCTTCCCAATCCTTCGTACTTCTCAATCCTTCGCAACACTGCCTACTTTTTCTGAACTTTGCTCCAGTCTGCCAGGAAGCGCTCAATGCCTTGATCGGTCAACGGGTGCTTCGTCATTTTGTCCAGGATTGTGTATGGACAGGTGGCAATGTGAGCACCTGCTTTTGCGGCTTCCGTTACGTGCATTGGGTGACGGATACTGGCGGCAATAATTTCAGTATCGATGTCATGAATGTCGAAAATCATGTTGACATCGCTAATCAGCTCTATCCCGTCAAAGCTGATGTCGTCCAGTCGACCAATAAACGGACTCACGAAACTGGCTCCTGCGCGCGCTGCCAGTAAGGCTTGGTTCGCGCTAAACACCAGTGTAACGTTGGTTTTAATGCCCTTCTTGGCAAAGGCGTACACTGCCTTTAAACCTTCCGACGTCATCGGAACTTTGATGGTGATGTTAGGGTGCAATTCTGCCAAGGGAAGTCCTTCTTCGACCATGCCTTTGGCATCCAGACTTACGACTTCTGCACTGATTGGGCCGTCGACGATTTCAACGATTTCTTTGAGAACCTGTACAAAGTCTCTGCCCTCTTTGGCAATCAGGCTTGGATTCGTTGTGACACCGCTTAAAATTCCCATCTCAGCTGCATTACGAATCTCATCTACATTGGCTGTGTCAATAAACAGTTTCATACATGTTCACTCTCCTACTCCTGTTTTTCTGAAAGAATCCGTTTCAAAATTCGAAACGGATTGTAACGGGTACGGGCCAAAATGTATTCTATTGCTGCTTTCTTAGGTGGTACCCTTTCCCCCTATCATACCATCTGCCGTGGTATCTGTAATCCGGGGAATCCCAAGAATTGCTCTTGCTTCGTCCGGTGACGCCACTGGCCGATCCAGTTCTCTCGCGATACGGACAACCCGCTCAACAAGTTGGGCATTACTTTGGGCCAACTCGCCTTTTCGATAGAAAATATTGTCTTCGAACCCGACACGTACGTGTCCACCAAGAGTGACAGCCAAGGCGGCCATGGGCAACTGATGACGACCAATTCCCGCAACAGACCAGGTGGCATCTGACGGAATGGATTCAGTTAAGAAGAGCAGGTTTTTCGCGGATGCCGGCAATGCTCCAGGCACCCCCAACACAAAGTCAAAGTGGAAGGGCGGCTCGACGAGGTCTTCCTTCGCCAACTGCATGGCATTTTTAATCATACCCGCGTCGAAAATTTCAAATTCTGGTCGAACACCAAACGCCTTCATCTCAACAGCGAAATTCTTCAACGTCTGCCAGTCGTTCCGAAAAACCTCATTTCCAAAGTTGACGCTTCCGCACGTTAATGTTGCCATTTCCGGGCGTAATGATACTGGCTGAAGACGTTCCGGAGTGTCCATCCAGACTGCACCG
Proteins encoded in this window:
- a CDS encoding aminotransferase A, whose translation is MSPAFSQRVEHIKISGIRRFFNLVQQYPNALSLTIGQPDLPTPLHIKSAAKDAIDAGFTGYTTNAGILPLRTAAAQYVSRYGLRYDGKSEVIVTNGSTEGIAMAFHAILDAGDEVILPGPVYPGYEPLIRLCGAIPIHIETRDTGFRLHPRRILEAVTHRTRCVVLPYPSNPTGVQLEYEEMAELAEVLKKLDVFIVSDEVYSELVYDKPHTSIAAFEGMRDKTIVVNGLSKSHAMTGWRIGLTFAPADITAQMLKVHQYLTSCASSISQKAALEALTEGITDAVAMRAEYSQRRDFVYHRLTQMGLEPVHPGGAFYIFPSVEKFGLSSEAFAHKLLSEAGVAVVPGNAFSEMGEGYVRISYAVSMEILKEALHRMENFLRKL
- a CDS encoding 3-keto-5-aminohexanoate cleavage protein; translation: MEKLIVTAAMVGAEVTKSDQPHLPVTPDEIGEAAAACRQAGASIIHLHVRTDSGEPTQNKERFKETIEAIHKRCDVIVQVSTGGAVWMDTPERLQPVSLRPEMATLTCGSVNFGNEVFRNDWQTLKNFAVEMKAFGVRPEFEIFDAGMIKNAMQLAKEDLVEPPFHFDFVLGVPGALPASAKNLLFLTESIPSDATWSVAGIGRHQLPMAALAVTLGGHVRVGFEDNIFYRKGELAQSNAQLVERVVRIARELDRPVASPDEARAILGIPRITDTTADGMIGGKGTT
- the rho gene encoding transcription termination factor Rho; its protein translation is MDLRELEPLKLTELYKLAKEFQIPYYGTMKKRELIFAILKAQAEKDGLMFAEGVLDIMQDGYGFLRPIGYLPSGEDIYVAASQIRRFDLRTGDLVSGKVRPPKENERYFGLLHVEAVNGVSPQEAAERLHFPALTPLFPQQRMILETAPDHIASRIIDLFSPIGFGQRGLIVAPPKAGKTLLLKEIANSIAANHPDTHMFVLLVDERPEEVTDMQRSVQAEVVASTFDEVPENHIKVAELVLERALRLVEHKRDVVILLDSITRLARAYNLVVPPSGRTLSGGIDPAAFHRPKRFFGAARNVEEGGSLTILATALIETGSRMDDVIYEEFKGTGNMELHLERRLAEKRIFPALDIRRSGTRREELLQEKSEMERVWAIRKSMGENPDFTEMFIRKFRHYKTNQEFLESLELRKDTNHKDTSHKEANHKEREKKEAPVAREKKA
- a CDS encoding N-acetyldiaminopimelate deacetylase, giving the protein MDWIQFRRSLHQIPEPGFEEFKTQRFLLNYIESLPQERLTIRTWRTGIFVRVRGTNPKQTIGYRTDMDGLAVDEHTGLPFASKHEGMMHACGHDMHMTIAARILTEIVTNPVEDNVLFVFQPAEEGPGGAKPMLESDEFVDLRPDVMLALHVAPEYPVGTIATRPGILFANTSELWISLVGQGGHAAYPHRSNDMVVAAAHLVTQLQSVVARNVDPLDAAVVTVGKIIGGTRQNIIAERARLEGTIRTLSADSMVKIKGRIDSILRGIEAGFQCEATVDYGSNYVQVYNHENVTDDFMRWLQDTGEAELVVCQEAMTGEDFGYFLAEIPGMMFWLGVDTPYGLHHSKMNPSEDAVEVAARVVTGYIRHLSRNP
- the glpX gene encoding class II fructose-bisphosphatase, which translates into the protein MERELALEVVRVTELAALSCARWMGRGQKMEADDAATSAMRLMFDTIQVDGTVVIGEGEMDEAPMLYIGEKLGTGSLPKVDIAVDPLEGTNILANGLWNALSVVAIAPEGTLLHAPDMYMDKIAVGPKARGKVSLDASVKENLEAVAAAGQKDVSDVVAVLLDRPRHQKIIDEIRAAGARIKLITDGDVAAAVNTAFEDTGVDIMFGSGGAPEGVLAAAALKCLGGDLQGRLLPEDEAQLARCRDMGITDVTKVLSLDDLVKGDDAIFAATGVTEGELLRGVRFMGKSKARTHSLVMRAKTGTVRFVEALHDLNRKSIIKG
- the fsa gene encoding fructose-6-phosphate aldolase, with product MKLFIDTANVDEIRNAAEMGILSGVTTNPSLIAKEGRDFVQVLKEIVEIVDGPISAEVVSLDAKGMVEEGLPLAELHPNITIKVPMTSEGLKAVYAFAKKGIKTNVTLVFSANQALLAARAGASFVSPFIGRLDDISFDGIELISDVNMIFDIHDIDTEIIAASIRHPMHVTEAAKAGAHIATCPYTILDKMTKHPLTDQGIERFLADWSKVQKK
- the rpmE gene encoding 50S ribosomal protein L31, whose protein sequence is MKTAIHPDYHITTVTCACGETFETGSTKENLRVEICSKCHPFFTGKQKFIDAGGRVERFNKKYGLKQEEEQE
- the dapD gene encoding 2,3,4,5-tetrahydropyridine-2,6-dicarboxylate N-acetyltransferase — protein: MTTLDANEIIEFIRTSEKKTPVKVYLKGELAGLEFPSEVKTFFNGNTGVLFGEWKDVQPVLDQNTNLIEDYVVESDRRNSAIPLLDTKGIQARIEPGAIIREGAIIGNNAVIMMGASINIGAEIGEGTMIDMNVVVGGRGTIGKNCHIGAGAVIAGVIEPPSAKPVIIEDGVLVGANAVILEGVTVGKGSVVAAGAIVTEDVPEQTVVAGVPARVLKKIDARVQAKVEIKQELRQL